The following is a genomic window from Aquificota bacterium.
AAAAAGGCTTCTGATGCCATAACACTACCTTTTAGGTCAAAGCCAAACCTTTGGGCCCTTGCAATGGCACAGCGTAAGCTATCCACCCTTGATACATTACCCGACCCTATGCCCAAGGTTCTACCACCCTTGGCTATCACTATGGCGTTGGACTTTACATACCTACATACTTTCCAGGCAAAAAGAAGGTCTTGCATTTCTTCTTCCGTGGGATGTCTTTGAGAGACTACTTCAAGCTTTTCATAATCAATGTTGTCTTCTTCCTGCAACAGATATCCACCGCTTACCTTTTTTATATCAAAGGAAAAGGAGTAGCCAAGAGCCTGAACAAGCCTTAGGTTTTTCTTCTTGGAAAGCACCTCAAGGGCTTCTTCCGACCATTCTGGTGCAATAATAACTTCAAGGAATATGTCTGTAAGCCTTTCTGCAAGCTGTTTTTCTACTCTATCGTTGAAGGCTACAATACCGCCAAAGGCGGATTCTGGGTCTGAGGAAAGGGCCTTTTCAAAGGCTTCCAATAGATTCTTACCAAGGGCCACACCACAAGGGTTGTTATGCTTAACAATAACACAGGCAGGGTTAGAGAATTCACTTACAAGCCTAAAAGCGGAATCGCTATCAAGATAGTTATTAAAGGACATCTCTTTACCTTGCAGTATGCGAGACCTTGCTATGCCAAGGTCCTCAAGCGGGTTATGAAATAGCCAAGCCTTCTGATGGGGGTTTTCTCCATACCTTAAACTTCCAAAAAGCTTCATAGGTAGTGAGAAATAGTGTGTGGCACTGTCCACTTCCCACAGCCTTTCCAAGGCCCTGGAAATGAGAGCATCATAGTAAGCCGTTAAGGAAAAGGCCTTTATAGCCAGTTTTTTCCTATCTTCAAGGCTAAGGGTGCCCTCCTTTATCTTATTGGCCACCCAAGCATAGTCTTGAGGGTCCACCACAACAGCTACTCTATAAAAATTCTTAGCGGAGGCTCTGATTAAGGTAGGCCCACCTATATCTATAAACTCCATGAGTTCTTGTTCCTGTAGGTCTTCTTTTAGTTTTTCCTCAAAGGGATAAAGGTTTACCACCACTAAGTCTATTGGCTCTATGCCAAGCCTTTTTATCTCTTCCTTGTCCTTTTCTACCCAATCTCTGTAGAGTATGCCGCCATGTATGGCGGGATGCAGGGTCTTTACCCTTCCGTCCAATATTTCTGGAAAGTTTGTGATTTCTTCCACCTCCTTTACTTCATAGCCAAGGCTTTTTATAAACTTGGCTGTACCACCGGTGGAGATTATTTCGTAGCCCTTTTCTTTTAGAGCTTCCAAAAGCACATCAAGACCTTCTTTGTAATAAACCGACAGAAGAGCCCTCATGGAATAAAGATTTTACACCAATTTAAAGCTTCTAAGAAAGTATTAAAATTTTAAGCCATGCATGTGCTTTTGATTGGCCTTGGTAATATGGGGAATAAGTATTTTTGGAAGCTGGAACAGATGGGTGAAAGGCTTGTGCTTTGTGATATAGACCCATCTAAGGAGAAAAAACCACATCCTTTTTATTGCCACTTTGGTGATGTGAAAGAGGATGTGCGGGCAGTTATTGTGGCAGTGGACCCAAAGGACCATGTAAGTATAGCAAAGGAGTTTTTGAGTAAGGATATTCCTGTGCTTTTGGAAAAGCCACCAGCCCTTAGCTCAAAAGAGTTTGAAAGTATAAAAAACCATGAAAAACTCTATATTTCTGAGGTAGAAAGCTACTCCGTATGCGCCCAATTTCTAAGAAAGCCAGAAAGGTTTATAAAGATTGAAAGGTTTGGTAAAGGCAAAGGCTACATCTCACCCCTTTGGGATCTTGCCTGGCATGACCTCTATTTACTTCAAAGCATATCTGAAAACATAAAGGTTGAAGCCTTGGAAATAGATGGAGAAGTTTGGACCTTGAGGGGTAGTTTAGATGGCATTCTCTTTAGTATAAGCGTGGCTTGGGAGCATCCACAGCCAAGAAGGCTTTGGTATATCGACGAGGACCTTCTTCTTGACTTTGGTGAGGAAAGGGTGTATGAAAGGGGAAAGCTCTTAAAGGAAGAAAAAAGGGACAAGCTAAGGCTTATGGTAGAGGACTTTTTAAAGGGGAGCTTTGATAAAAAAAGCGTGCAAAGGGCCTATATAAACCTTAAGATACTTGAAAGTCTTTCTTAATCGTATTTTTCCTTCTTTATCTGTTCTTTATCCACACCAAGTTCAATCAAAATACTGGCTATGTCTTCCACAAACTGGGGTGGGCCACAAAGATAGTAAAGGTTTGTAGGGATGTCTTCCACTTCTTTTAGGATCATGTCCGTGTTTATCCTGCCCGTGTAGCCCTTCCAGTCTGGTGGCCAAGAACGTGTAAGGGTATGAACCACCTTTATGTTTGAGTGTTTATCCATCCTTTCAAGCTCTTCTCTGTATATGATCTCCTCGTAATGTGTGTTGGAATAAAGCAAGGTAGCTCTGACATGGTCAAGACCTGCTGAAACTATATACCTTAGAATACACATAAGAGGCACTATTCCACTGCCTGCACCGATGAGAACAAGGCTCGTGCCCATTTGAGGAACCCATACGAACTTTCCGTAAGGGCCCTTTATCAAAAACTCATCCCCTTCCTTTACCTTTTCTGTTAAAAAGGCAGAGGCTCTGCCGTTTGGAACCTTCTTTATGGTAAGCTCAAGGGAGTCCTTTTGAGTGGGTGGGCTGGCTATGGAGTAAGCCCTTTTCAAAACTTCTCCCTCGTAAGGAACGTTTAGCATCACATATTGGCCTGGATAAAAGTCAAAGTCTACTCCTCGTAGGTCAAAGACCAAGGTCTTTGTGGTAGGTGTTTCTCTTTTGACTTCAATAACTCTACCTTTGAACTCCCTTATGGGCTTTTTTTCAAGCTCCATCCTTACCTCCTCAAAGCTGGG
Proteins encoded in this region:
- the purH gene encoding bifunctional phosphoribosylaminoimidazolecarboxamide formyltransferase/IMP cyclohydrolase; amino-acid sequence: MRALLSVYYKEGLDVLLEALKEKGYEIISTGGTAKFIKSLGYEVKEVEEITNFPEILDGRVKTLHPAIHGGILYRDWVEKDKEEIKRLGIEPIDLVVVNLYPFEEKLKEDLQEQELMEFIDIGGPTLIRASAKNFYRVAVVVDPQDYAWVANKIKEGTLSLEDRKKLAIKAFSLTAYYDALISRALERLWEVDSATHYFSLPMKLFGSLRYGENPHQKAWLFHNPLEDLGIARSRILQGKEMSFNNYLDSDSAFRLVSEFSNPACVIVKHNNPCGVALGKNLLEAFEKALSSDPESAFGGIVAFNDRVEKQLAERLTDIFLEVIIAPEWSEEALEVLSKKKNLRLVQALGYSFSFDIKKVSGGYLLQEEDNIDYEKLEVVSQRHPTEEEMQDLLFAWKVCRYVKSNAIVIAKGGRTLGIGSGNVSRVDSLRCAIARAQRFGFDLKGSVMASEAFLPFRDSVDLAQEVGIRAIIQPGGSIRDKEVIEAVNQHNMVMVFTGTRHFRH
- a CDS encoding Gfo/Idh/MocA family oxidoreductase, with protein sequence MHVLLIGLGNMGNKYFWKLEQMGERLVLCDIDPSKEKKPHPFYCHFGDVKEDVRAVIVAVDPKDHVSIAKEFLSKDIPVLLEKPPALSSKEFESIKNHEKLYISEVESYSVCAQFLRKPERFIKIERFGKGKGYISPLWDLAWHDLYLLQSISENIKVEALEIDGEVWTLRGSLDGILFSISVAWEHPQPRRLWYIDEDLLLDFGEERVYERGKLLKEEKRDKLRLMVEDFLKGSFDKKSVQRAYINLKILESLS
- a CDS encoding ferredoxin reductase, coding for MELEKKPIREFKGRVIEVKRETPTTKTLVFDLRGVDFDFYPGQYVMLNVPYEGEVLKRAYSIASPPTQKDSLELTIKKVPNGRASAFLTEKVKEGDEFLIKGPYGKFVWVPQMGTSLVLIGAGSGIVPLMCILRYIVSAGLDHVRATLLYSNTHYEEIIYREELERMDKHSNIKVVHTLTRSWPPDWKGYTGRINTDMILKEVEDIPTNLYYLCGPPQFVEDIASILIELGVDKEQIKKEKYD